A window of Elgaria multicarinata webbii isolate HBS135686 ecotype San Diego chromosome 2, rElgMul1.1.pri, whole genome shotgun sequence contains these coding sequences:
- the CD82 gene encoding CD82 antigen yields MGSGCLKVTKYFLFLFNLLFFILGAVILGFGIWILVDKSSFISVLQASSSSLKVGAYILIGVGAVTMLMGFLGCVGAVNEIRCLLGLYFTCLLLILIAQIAAGLLIYFQRNALKAEMSGIVGDLIQNYNPYDDNNRTLETAWDYVQTQLSCCGWTGPETWKNNTFLQERNQTSYPCSCSNESTDSQAEVGFCPLDIASNTTTIEDWPVRKQGCMKGVQNWLQENLGIILGVCTGVAVIELLGMVLSICLCKNIHTEDYTKVPKY; encoded by the exons ATCTTGGGTGCTGTGATCTTGGGCTTCGGAATATGGATTTTGGTTGACAAAAGTAGCTTCATTTCAGTTCTGC AGGCCTCGTCGTCTTCATTAAAAGTTGGGGCATACATTCTCATTGGAGTTGGGGCTGTCACAATGCTGATGGGGTTCCTGGGCTGTGTTGGAGCAGTCAACGAGATCCGATGTCTCCTGGGCCTG taCTTCACTTGCCTGTTGCTGATTCTCATAGCGCAAATTGCTGCCGGCCTCCTCATCTACTTCCAACGGAATGCA CTCAAAGCAGAAATGTCTGGGATTGTCGGTGACCTCATCCAGAATTACAACCCATATGATGACAATAATAGGACCCTTGAGACTGCATGGGACTATGTGCAGACACAG CTGTCTTGCTGTGGCTGGACTGGACCAGAAACTTGGAAAAATAACACCTTCCTCCAGGAGAGAAATCAGACGTCCTATCCTTGCTCTTGCAGCAATGAGTCAACTGACTCCCAGGCAGAGGTGGGCTTCTGCCCTTTAGATATTGCTTCCAACACCACAACAATTGAGGACTGGCCAGTTAGAAAGCAG GGGTGTATGAAAGGTGTACAGAACTGGTTACAGGAGAACCTTGGCATTATCCTTGGAGTCTGCACAGGGGTTGCTGTCATTGAG CTACTGGGAATGGTGCTCTCCATCTGCCTCTGCAAGAACATACACACTGAAGACTACACCAAAGTGCCCAAGTACTGA